The following coding sequences lie in one Musa acuminata AAA Group cultivar baxijiao chromosome BXJ1-8, Cavendish_Baxijiao_AAA, whole genome shotgun sequence genomic window:
- the LOC108953634 gene encoding phenylacetaldehyde reductase-like: MSGGGKVVCVTGASGFIASWLVKLLLQRGYTVRASVRDPADQKKTQHLRALEGATEWLLLFKANLSEEGSFDVVVEGCDGVFHTASPYYYAVTNPQAEIIEPAVKGTLNVLASCKKSSVKKVVVTSSMAAVACNSKPRTPDVVVDETWFSSPEVCEQQKKWYVLSKTLAEEAAWKFSKENGMDIATINPGMVMGPLLQSTLNTSSAAILDLINGSSTFPNATYGWVNVQDVAMAHVLAFELPSASGRYCLVERVVHYSELLKIIHELYPSFQLPDKCADDKPFVPVYQVSKEKFKSLGLDYIPLETSIKETIESLKEKNFISF; encoded by the exons ATGAGCGGCGGCGGGAAGGTGGTTTGTGTCACGGGCGCGTCCGGCTTCATCGCCTCGTGGCTTGTGAAGCTCCTCCTCCAGCGCGGCTACACCGTACGCGCCTCCGTGCGTGACCCTG CTGATCAAAAGAAGACTCAGCACTTGCGTGCTCTGGAGGGAGCCACTGAGTGGTTGCTTTTGTTTAAAGCCAACTTATCAGAAGAGGGGTCCTTTGATGTTGTGGTTGAGGGTTGTGATGGTGTTTTTCACACTGCATCTCCTTATTATTATGCAGTCACAAATCCACAG GCTGAGATAATTGAGCCTGCAGTGAAGGGCACACTCAATGTTTTGGCATCCTGTAAGAAGTCGTCTGTGAAAAAGGTAGTGGTGACATCATCAATGGCTGCTGTTGCATGCAATAGTAAACCACGAACTCCTGATGTAGTTGTTGATGAGACATGGTTTTCAAGTCCTGAGGTTTGCGAGCAGCAAAAG AAATGGTATGTACTCTCGAAGACTTTGGCAGAGGAAGCTGCTTGGAAGTTTTCTAAAGAGAATGGCATGGACATAGCCACGATAAATCCAGGAATGGTCATGGGTCCTCTTCTGCAGTCAACACTTAACACAAGTTCTGCTGCAATCCTGGACCTAATAAATG GTTCCTCCACCTTTCCTAATGCAACCTATGGGTGGGTAAATGTTCAAGATGTTGCCATGGCACACGTTCTGGCTTTTGAACTTCCCTCAGCATCGGGAAGATACTGTCTTGTTGAAAGAGTTGTTCATTACTCAGAGCTTTTGAAGATCATACATGAACTTTATCCTTCTTTTCAACTCCCTGATAA GTGTGCAGATGACAAGCCCTTTGTGCCGGTATACCAAGTCTCCAAGGAAAAGTTTAAAAGCTTGGGCCTCGACTACATCCCTCTGGAAACAAGCATCAAGGAAACGATCGAGAGCCTGAAGGAGAAGAACTTTATTAGTTTCTAA